From Mucilaginibacter rubeus, a single genomic window includes:
- a CDS encoding zinc ribbon domain-containing protein, translated as MEQTVEQKLKALYELQTIHTKIDRIRQVRGELPMEVADLEDDVAGLETRIQKIKGELDDVEDDIVTRKNLIKEAQANIKKYEGQLNEVKNNREYDAISKEIEIQGLDIQVSEKKIREYGFEITNKTQVYEKALADLEARQADLDAKKEELGTITAETEKEETELNSQAAKAMDNIEERLLTAYTRLRQNAKNGLAVVTIQRDSCSGCFNQIPPQRQSDIRQRKKIIVCEHCGRILVDEQMALEVEEA; from the coding sequence ATGGAACAAACCGTAGAACAAAAGCTTAAAGCTTTATACGAGCTACAAACTATCCACACCAAGATTGACAGGATCCGCCAGGTAAGAGGCGAATTGCCAATGGAAGTTGCAGACCTTGAGGACGACGTTGCTGGCCTTGAAACCCGCATCCAAAAAATCAAAGGTGAACTTGACGATGTGGAAGATGACATAGTTACCCGTAAAAACCTGATCAAAGAAGCTCAGGCAAACATCAAAAAATACGAAGGCCAGCTTAACGAGGTTAAAAACAACCGCGAATATGACGCTATCTCAAAAGAAATTGAGATCCAGGGCTTAGATATACAGGTTAGTGAGAAGAAGATCCGTGAATACGGCTTCGAAATCACCAACAAAACCCAGGTTTACGAAAAAGCACTTGCCGATCTGGAAGCCCGTCAGGCCGACCTTGACGCTAAGAAAGAAGAATTAGGCACCATTACTGCCGAAACTGAAAAAGAAGAAACCGAATTGAACTCACAAGCTGCAAAAGCAATGGATAACATTGAAGAGCGCTTGTTAACTGCTTACACCCGTTTGCGTCAAAATGCAAAAAACGGCCTTGCAGTTGTAACTATTCAACGTGATTCATGCTCTGGTTGCTTTAACCAGATCCCGCCTCAGCGCCAGTCAGATATCCGTCAGCGTAAAAAGATCATCGTTTGCGAGCATTGCGGACGTATCCTTGTTGACGAGCAAATGGCTTTAGAGGTAGAAGAAGCATAA
- a CDS encoding Nif3-like dinuclear metal center hexameric protein, which translates to MKLSALTAYLESLAPLNYQEDYDNSGLIVGNPDQEVSQALVSLDCTEAVVDEAIATGCQVIISHHPIVFKGLKKFNGKTYVERVVEKAIRKGIAIYAIHTNLDSIMTGVNARICETLGLKNTRILLPKYNLIKKLVTYVPLSHADAVRDALFSAGAGNIGNYSETSFNVEGTGTFKGNDAANPYVGEVGKRHKENEVRIETVYPANLESKILMALILAHPYEEVAYDLYNLTNQHQQVGSGMIGELEIPINEESFLFHVKDKMRTHVIRHTKLIGKHVKKVAVCGGSGGFLLKHAIAAGADIFITADYKYHEFFDAEGKIVIADIGHFESEQFTQQLLYEIIRKKFPIFAVRLTEVNTNPVKYFI; encoded by the coding sequence ATGAAATTATCCGCCTTAACCGCTTACCTTGAAAGCTTAGCCCCGCTCAACTACCAGGAAGATTATGATAATTCCGGTTTAATAGTTGGCAATCCGGACCAGGAAGTGAGCCAGGCCCTGGTTTCGCTTGACTGTACCGAAGCCGTGGTTGACGAAGCTATTGCCACAGGTTGCCAGGTGATCATATCGCACCATCCTATAGTTTTTAAAGGGCTTAAAAAATTTAACGGTAAAACGTATGTAGAGCGGGTGGTTGAAAAAGCCATTCGTAAAGGCATTGCCATATACGCTATTCATACCAACCTGGATAGCATCATGACGGGTGTTAACGCCCGCATTTGCGAAACTTTAGGGCTAAAAAATACCCGGATCCTGCTTCCTAAATATAACCTGATCAAAAAACTGGTTACCTATGTGCCCCTAAGCCATGCTGATGCCGTACGCGACGCCTTGTTTAGCGCTGGAGCAGGCAACATCGGCAATTACAGCGAAACCAGCTTTAATGTCGAGGGTACCGGAACATTTAAGGGCAATGATGCCGCTAATCCCTACGTTGGCGAAGTTGGTAAACGTCATAAGGAAAATGAGGTGAGGATAGAAACTGTTTATCCAGCCAATTTGGAAAGTAAGATCCTGATGGCGCTGATCCTGGCCCATCCTTATGAGGAGGTGGCTTATGATCTTTACAATTTAACCAATCAGCATCAGCAGGTTGGCTCCGGAATGATTGGCGAACTTGAAATACCAATTAACGAGGAAAGCTTCCTGTTTCATGTAAAGGATAAGATGCGTACCCATGTGATACGCCATACTAAATTAATAGGCAAACACGTTAAAAAAGTAGCTGTTTGCGGTGGCTCGGGAGGCTTTCTACTGAAGCATGCCATAGCTGCCGGAGCCGATATTTTTATCACTGCCGATTACAAGTATCATGAGTTTTTTGATGCCGAAGGAAAGATAGTTATCGCGGATATCGGACACTTTGAGAGTGAACAATTTACGCAACAATTATTGTATGAAATAATTAGGAAAAAATTCCCTATCTTTGCCGTCCGTTTAACAGAAGTAAATACAAACCCCGTCAAATATTTTATTTAA
- a CDS encoding TM2 domain-containing protein, with translation MAELFKFEITIKQALPKMNMYQDPHSTFAGFSPEEMGFLQHATPDLTESQKKYFYMVYSNKRKNSQDILLFTLLGFVGFAGIQRFVLGQIGMGILYFLTGGLCVIGTIVDLINNKSITLEYNKNMAYESYQMAKMSS, from the coding sequence ATGGCAGAATTATTTAAATTTGAGATAACTATCAAACAAGCCTTACCTAAAATGAACATGTACCAGGACCCACACAGCACTTTCGCCGGCTTTTCACCCGAAGAAATGGGCTTTTTACAACATGCTACTCCTGACTTGACCGAAAGCCAGAAAAAATACTTTTACATGGTGTACAGCAACAAGCGTAAAAATTCGCAGGATATATTGTTATTTACCTTGCTGGGTTTTGTTGGCTTTGCAGGTATACAACGCTTTGTATTGGGGCAAATTGGCATGGGTATCCTTTACTTTTTAACAGGAGGTCTTTGCGTTATAGGTACTATTGTCGATTTGATCAACAATAAGTCGATAACTTTGGAGTATAATAAAAATATGGCTTACGAAAGCTATCAGATGGCTAAAATGAGTAGTTAA
- a CDS encoding NAD-dependent epimerase/dehydratase family protein, giving the protein MKVLVTGATGFIGRQLSLILAMQGYEVKALCRNTDHPYLIKHKNIEPVTGNILYRQSLGRAMQGCQQVYHTAAMAKMWCRNPDDYHETNVVGTRNVLEVAANAGVQKMVYTSTCGVWGPTVKHPMSENDPRIAGFPIAYERTKYLAELEVQNFIKHGMQVVTVNPSRVYGEGPVTESNTVGKMVSAYMRGKWRFIPGSGEQVANYAFLSDVVDGHIAAMDKGQSGERYILGGEDISFNDFFNTVCEVSGKQHRLIHLPLKAIEFYSHIEKLKTQLTGLRPFFLPEFAERLKYDQKYSSNKAIAQLGYRITPFAEGIHKTINYLKQA; this is encoded by the coding sequence ATGAAAGTTTTAGTAACCGGTGCAACAGGTTTTATTGGCAGGCAGCTTAGCCTGATTTTGGCTATGCAGGGCTACGAGGTTAAAGCTCTATGCCGCAATACCGATCATCCGTATTTAATAAAGCATAAAAACATTGAGCCGGTTACGGGCAATATCTTATATCGGCAAAGTTTGGGCAGGGCTATGCAGGGCTGCCAGCAGGTGTACCATACCGCGGCTATGGCCAAAATGTGGTGCCGCAACCCCGATGATTATCATGAAACCAATGTTGTAGGCACCCGAAATGTGCTTGAAGTTGCAGCCAATGCAGGTGTGCAAAAAATGGTTTATACATCTACCTGTGGTGTATGGGGCCCAACGGTTAAACATCCGATGAGCGAAAATGATCCGCGGATTGCGGGTTTTCCCATAGCCTATGAGCGTACCAAATACCTGGCCGAACTTGAGGTACAAAATTTTATAAAACACGGGATGCAAGTAGTTACGGTAAATCCTTCACGGGTTTATGGCGAGGGGCCGGTTACCGAAAGCAATACAGTTGGCAAAATGGTTTCGGCCTATATGCGCGGCAAATGGCGCTTTATTCCCGGCAGTGGTGAGCAGGTAGCCAACTATGCTTTTTTAAGTGATGTTGTTGATGGCCATATTGCAGCTATGGATAAAGGCCAAAGCGGAGAACGCTATATTTTGGGTGGAGAGGATATCAGTTTTAACGATTTTTTCAATACCGTTTGTGAGGTATCCGGCAAACAGCACCGGTTGATTCACCTGCCGCTAAAGGCGATTGAATTTTATAGTCATATAGAAAAGCTCAAAACACAGCTTACCGGTTTACGCCCCTTCTTTTTGCCTGAGTTTGCCGAGCGTTTAAAATATGATCAGAAGTATAGCAGCAACAAGGCCATAGCACAACTGGGTTACCGCATTACTCCTTTTGCCGAGGGCATACACAAAACAATTAATTACCTAAAACAAGCCTGA
- a CDS encoding SDR family NAD(P)-dependent oxidoreductase produces the protein MITQTAIITGASEGLGKSFAIELASRHINLVLVSLPASGLPELASFIRKNFEVKVNYLEIDLTLAESYPAIFNYLSDEQITAHLLINNAGLGNWSWFEDLNIGFYKKQIELNVITPVLLTRLFLAQADAASTSYILNVGSLGGLFVVPKKQVYGATKSFIRYFTKCLQLELHGSNVKISLLSPGGINTKPELLVMNNKLKGISKATIMEPGHVARIAIDGLLKGKKEIIPGMINRVLVLLNSLLPAAVKEIIIRQRLATIIKS, from the coding sequence ATGATCACTCAAACAGCCATCATAACCGGAGCCAGCGAAGGACTGGGCAAGTCGTTTGCCATTGAACTGGCATCGCGCCATATTAACCTGGTATTGGTTTCATTACCCGCTTCCGGTTTGCCTGAATTGGCTTCCTTTATCCGCAAAAACTTTGAGGTTAAGGTGAATTATCTTGAAATTGATTTAACACTTGCAGAAAGTTACCCGGCAATTTTTAATTACCTTAGTGATGAGCAAATTACAGCCCACCTGCTTATTAATAATGCGGGTTTGGGCAACTGGTCGTGGTTTGAGGATCTGAACATTGGTTTCTACAAAAAACAAATTGAACTGAACGTGATTACACCTGTACTGCTTACACGCTTATTCCTGGCCCAGGCCGATGCTGCCTCTACTTCATACATATTAAATGTGGGCAGTTTGGGCGGTTTGTTTGTGGTACCCAAGAAACAGGTGTATGGCGCTACCAAATCATTTATCAGGTATTTTACCAAATGTTTACAGCTGGAACTGCATGGTTCAAACGTAAAGATCAGCTTGCTTAGCCCTGGAGGTATTAATACCAAGCCCGAACTGCTGGTGATGAATAATAAGCTCAAAGGCATATCAAAGGCAACCATTATGGAGCCGGGACACGTAGCACGTATAGCGATAGATGGCCTGTTGAAAGGGAAAAAAGAAATTATCCCGGGTATGATAAACCGGGTACTTGTTTTATTAAACAGTTTGCTGCCCGCTGCTGTTAAGGAAATCATTATAAGGCAGCGACTGGCCACCATTATTAAAAGCTGA